Proteins from one Malaya genurostris strain Urasoe2022 chromosome 2, Malgen_1.1, whole genome shotgun sequence genomic window:
- the LOC131430567 gene encoding pre-mRNA-splicing factor CWC25 homolog — MGGGDLNTKKSWHPNTFKNQERVWKAEQADAAEKRKLAELQHEINEERNREELKSIAKKSGLIEDTDGDRKLEWMYKGPQVNREEYLLGRTVDKTFEQLDAQEKAGPSVGISQPKNHVEHECIPFSIRQYKGLEGMEQVDMARKLMEDPLMAIKQKEVESRQKILENPVKLKELHRLLKSDRSIQDRAEKKSKKKKSKKQRKSNGTDSDEDKDLDKILAEKYKKVQTVIGAEQSEDVSLDKLLNMKYQKLSKELNKLAKHKKSKKKKRNRSSSSSADSESDSRDNRKRERRRSDSRNKYSGPSKRREQSLESDSNSRYNRRDRGRRSRSKDRYSGSSKTCNQSTEMMRHSKTYDRYHKNQDDTKRDHRRSHSRDRKYSSALRSDQSKDRNRKPPQTASSSSSSESSPQEPRRNDESDDEGRPPISRNFGLVSASGKKLELKKRDEVRLYKRDEIRAHQSSQKPSWSRPEKKKPLTEEEIEARRKAMLQNAEWRDNERQKNVRRYENEDRMQEQKDTEKKYDKDFLTKQFKHAVSNETVEKRIKSNRNNIQRTGGAMNANFARR, encoded by the exons ATGGGAGGTGGAGACTTG AATACAAAAAAGTCTTGGCATCCGAATACATTCAAAAATCAGGAACGCGTCTGGAAGGCTGAACAGGCAGATGCTGCGGAAAAGCGCAAACTTGCTGAGTTGCAACATGAGATAAATGAGGAGCGAAACCGAGAGGAACTGAAAAGTATCGCCAAAAAATCTGGATTGATAGAAGACACCGATGGAGATCGAAAGCTTGAATGGATGTACAAGGGTCCACAGGTTAACCGAGAAGAATACCTGCTGGGGCGCACAGTCGATAAAACCTTCGAACAGCTAGATGCTCAGGAAAAGGCTGGTCCAAGTGTAGGAATCAGTCAACCAAAAAATCATGTGGAACACGAGTGCATTCCGTTCTCGATCAGACAGTATAAGGGTTTGGAGGGTATGGAACAAGTTGATATGGCACGAAAATTGATGGAAGATCCGCTGATGGCCATCAAACAGAAAGAGGTTGAGAGCCGTCAAAAGATTCTAGAGAATCCAGTAAAGCTCAAGGAATTGCACAGGCTGCTAAAAAGTGATCGGAGCATACAGGACAGAGCAGAGAAGAAGAGTAAAAAGa AAAAGTCGAAAAAACAGAGAAAATCTAATGGGACCGACTCAGATGAGGATAAAGACTTGGACAAAATTTTggcagaaaaatataaaaaagtacaAACGGTTATAGGAGCAGAGCAGAGTGAAGATGTAAGCTTAGACAAACTGCTTAATATGAAATATCAAAAGTTGTCTAAAGAGCTGAATAAATTggcaaaacataaaaaatcgaagaagaaaaaaagaaatcgaAGTAGTAGTAGCTCTGCAGATTCTGAATCTGACTCCCGGGATAACCGGAAACGTGAAAGAAGACGTTCAGACTCAAGGAATAAATATTCGGGACCATCAAAGCGTCGTGAACAAAGCTTAGAATCGGATTCAAACTCCCGGTACAATCGAAGGGATCGAGGAAGACGTTCGAGATCAAAGGATAGGTATTCTGGTTCATCAAAGACTTGTAACCAAAGTACTGAAATGATGCGACATTCGAAGACCTATGACAGGTATCACAAGAATCAAGATGATACAAAAAGAGACCATCGTCGTTCGCATAGTCGTGATCGCAAATATTCTTCAGCACTTAGAAGCGACCAATCCAAAGATCGAAACCGCAAACCTCCGCAAACTGCCTCGTCAAGCTCGAGCTCTGAATCTTCTCCGCAGGAACCGCGTCGTAATGACGAGTCCGATGACGAAGGAAGACCACCGATCAGTCGAAATTTTGGGCTTGTATCAGCATCTGGCAAAAAACTAGAGCTTAAAAAACGAGATGAAGTTCGCCTTTACAAACGGGACGAAATACGAGCACATCAGTCGAGTCAGAAGCCATCCTGGAGTCGTCCGGAGAAAAAGAAACCTCTGACCGAGGAGGAAATCGAAGCCAGACGGAAGGCAATGCTGCAGAATGCCGAGTGGAGGGACAACGAGCGACAGAAAAATGTTCGACGTTACGAGAATGAAGATCGCATGCAGGAACAGAAAGATACGGAGAAAAAATACGATAAGGATTTCCTGACGAAGCAATTCAAGCACGCGGTTAGTAATGAAACGGTCGAAAAGCGAATCAAGTCGAATCGTAACAACATACAGCGAACAGGTGGCGCAATGAACGCTAATTTCGCTAGAAGATAA